One Dialister invisus DSM 15470 genomic region harbors:
- the scpB gene encoding SMC-Scp complex subunit ScpB, which produces MRGLSRLAALLEAFLFVKGDPVTMEELVSTLKENPDEIEKALALLKERYGKDDSGITLHETGAGWSLATKKEYDAWLTETLGKQTPLSGAALETLAVIAMKEPVTRAEIEKIRGVSAGRILAALLEKELVEERGRLEVPGRPILYGTTKQFLKCTGLSSVSELKMKWAHAPDEGELF; this is translated from the coding sequence ATGAGAGGGCTGAGCCGTTTGGCGGCATTGCTGGAGGCATTCCTTTTTGTCAAAGGAGATCCTGTGACTATGGAGGAATTGGTAAGCACGCTTAAAGAAAATCCCGATGAGATTGAAAAAGCGCTTGCCCTGCTGAAAGAAAGATATGGAAAAGATGATTCCGGGATTACGCTCCATGAAACGGGGGCAGGCTGGTCTCTTGCAACGAAGAAGGAATATGATGCATGGCTCACAGAAACGTTGGGGAAGCAGACGCCTCTGTCAGGAGCGGCGCTGGAAACTCTTGCGGTCATTGCCATGAAAGAACCGGTGACACGGGCAGAAATAGAGAAGATCCGCGGCGTTTCGGCAGGACGCATACTGGCGGCGCTTCTTGAAAAAGAGCTGGTGGAAGAACGGGGGCGGTTGGAGGTGCCGGGACGGCCTATCTTGTACGGAACGACCAAACAGTTTCTGAAATGCACGGGACTGTCGAGTGTGAGTGAATTGAAGATGAAATGGGCCCATGCGCCGGATGAAGGAGAGTTGTTTTGA
- a CDS encoding segregation and condensation protein A, translated as MEITGGSYVVSIPVYEGPMDLLLHLVSKNRIEIHDIPIHEITDQYLEYLNQAQAFNLELGSSFFTMAATLLLIKSRTLLPKRRQEEESETEDPRRELERSLEEFKRMKEIRAHIESLIREEEVYRTKEPAEIRSGLYTGKISLQKLSAAFFALYESLKEEETTIMEQEEVSLDDEIEELRFTLRREKAVGLMTYFRGKKTRLRLAVSLMALLELLRTGEVLLRDTVSGLMIEGGRP; from the coding sequence ATGGAAATAACAGGAGGCAGCTACGTAGTGAGTATTCCGGTCTATGAGGGGCCGATGGATCTGCTGCTGCACTTGGTGTCGAAAAACAGAATAGAAATCCATGATATTCCCATTCATGAAATTACTGACCAGTACCTGGAATATTTAAATCAGGCGCAGGCTTTTAATCTGGAGCTGGGAAGCAGTTTTTTTACGATGGCGGCGACACTGCTTCTGATTAAATCAAGGACGCTTCTTCCGAAACGACGGCAAGAGGAAGAAAGTGAGACGGAGGATCCCCGCCGTGAGCTGGAACGTTCGCTGGAAGAATTTAAGCGGATGAAAGAAATCCGCGCCCATATCGAGTCGCTCATACGGGAAGAGGAAGTGTACCGCACGAAAGAGCCTGCTGAAATAAGGAGCGGGCTCTATACGGGAAAGATTTCTCTCCAAAAGTTGTCGGCCGCGTTTTTTGCTCTTTATGAATCGCTGAAGGAAGAGGAGACGACGATTATGGAGCAGGAGGAGGTTTCTCTGGATGATGAGATAGAGGAACTCCGTTTTACGCTGCGCCGAGAGAAAGCGGTAGGACTGATGACATATTTCCGGGGGAAGAAGACAAGACTGCGCCTCGCCGTGTCGCTGATGGCGCTTTTGGAGCTTCTCCGCACGGGGGAAGTTCTGCTCCGTGATACGGTGTCGGGACTTATGATAGAAGGAGGACGGCCATGA